From Algoriphagus sp. NG3, the proteins below share one genomic window:
- a CDS encoding SIR2 family protein yields MNEPKKKRKVFLLGAGAAMSWGGPSTAKVTDLILGKLENENTTHANSQFTNLIYNFLVYKSSQSPEKVQIEINFEDIISVVEELILYYHIPIEEGEKRILPHFFDLKPDFEKDLEACFSNGDGIYENLVDSLNAILRSIRLFVHKYSRHLSNEDSKILPCDQHFDLCEKKERIYLVSLFNAWASKIGLDHSFIRSYTLNYDKLYKVLFENYMQEKGKGADVQIFQGFIEKSPDANQILFNREQNCHYNLHGSTYWHLSNHKESYGLEEFVFELGDFPYLEFTEEQSKAHIKLEVGRPFVLSNIIAGYRKIQRSFNTPFKQMHASFEMDCLQADEMYIIGYSFSDAHINSSIRSAFIGNKKMKVYIVDPSFNLNSFNKLVTEVFPELFNEEKLVNEGCRKEGIYYKFDKLFIFPMKFEEYLKHMN; encoded by the coding sequence ATGAATGAACCTAAGAAAAAACGAAAGGTTTTCTTGCTTGGTGCAGGTGCAGCTATGTCATGGGGTGGCCCAAGTACCGCAAAAGTAACTGATTTAATTCTTGGTAAATTAGAGAATGAGAATACAACCCATGCAAATAGCCAATTTACAAATTTGATTTATAATTTTCTCGTTTATAAATCTTCTCAAAGCCCTGAGAAAGTTCAAATTGAAATAAATTTTGAGGATATTATAAGCGTGGTAGAGGAATTGATTTTGTATTATCATATCCCAATAGAGGAGGGAGAAAAGCGTATACTTCCTCACTTTTTTGATCTAAAACCTGACTTTGAAAAGGATTTAGAAGCTTGTTTTTCAAATGGGGATGGCATATACGAAAATTTAGTAGATTCGTTAAATGCTATTCTTAGGTCAATCAGGCTTTTTGTGCATAAATATTCAAGACATTTGTCTAATGAGGATTCTAAAATTTTACCCTGTGATCAACATTTTGACTTATGTGAAAAAAAAGAAAGAATTTATTTAGTCAGTCTATTTAACGCTTGGGCTTCGAAAATTGGCTTAGACCACTCTTTTATACGGTCTTACACACTCAATTATGATAAGCTTTACAAAGTTCTGTTTGAAAATTATATGCAGGAAAAAGGAAAGGGGGCAGACGTTCAGATTTTTCAAGGTTTTATAGAAAAATCTCCTGATGCGAATCAAATCCTCTTCAATAGAGAACAGAATTGTCATTATAATTTACACGGGTCAACCTATTGGCATTTGTCAAATCATAAAGAGAGTTACGGGCTTGAAGAATTTGTATTTGAATTAGGTGATTTTCCTTATTTAGAATTTACTGAGGAACAGTCCAAGGCTCACATAAAACTCGAGGTTGGAAGACCATTTGTTCTGTCTAACATAATTGCTGGTTACAGAAAAATTCAAAGAAGCTTCAATACACCATTTAAGCAAATGCATGCTAGTTTTGAGATGGATTGTTTGCAGGCTGATGAAATGTATATTATCGGGTATTCATTTTCAGATGCACATATCAATTCTAGTATAAGGTCTGCATTTATTGGAAATAAGAAGATGAAAGTATACATAGTTGATCCTTCCTTTAATCTGAATTCGTTTAATAAGTTAGTGACTGAAGTTTTTCCTGAGTTATTTAATGAAGAAAAGTTGGTGAATGAGGGGTGTAGAAAAGAAGGGATTTATTATAAGTTTGATAAACTTTTTATTTTTCCTATGAAGTTTGAAGAATATTTAAAACATATGAACTAA